CCGGTGGCCGACCTCCTGGTGCGCGCCGGCTGCGAGGTGACCGGCATCGACGTCTCCGGCGAGATGGTCGCCCTCGCGAGCGAGCAGGTGCCCGGGGCCCGCTTCGAACGGTGCGACGTACGGGTCTTCGACGCGCCGGACGGCGGCTTCGACGCGGTGTGCGCGTTCTTCCCGCTGATGATGATGAGCCGCGCGGAGGCGGCCGCCTGTCTGAAGCGCATGGCCGGCTGGCTGGCGCCGGGCGGCTTCCTGGTGACGGCGACCGTGCCCGCGGACGTCGAGGACGTCGAGATCGTCTGGATGGAGCGCACGGTCAGGGTCTCCAGCTTCTCGGTGGCGGAGTACCTCCGGCTCCAGCGGGAGGACTGCGGCCTCGACGTGCTCCACCACGAGGTGTCGCTCTTCGACCCGGACGACGACCGCGCGGCGCCCGAGGAGCACCTCTTCACCTACGCGCGTCGCCCGGCCCCCGCGGGAGCGGCAAAGGCCTGACGTATCGTCAATTGACGGTGCATCAGTTATTGACGGTTCATCGGTCCGGTCACAGAATGCGGTCACCCGACGGAGGGATCGCCCGTGCCTCGACCGTTGCGCCTCATCGCCGCCGCCTTCGCCCTGACGCTCGTCACAGCCTGCAACTCCGCCTCCAGCGGCGGGAGTACACCCTCCTCCGTACGCGGAGTGACCGCCGACACGATCAAGGTCGGTGGCATCGTCTCCATGACGACAGCCAGCGGCTACTCCAAGAAGGACACCGACCTCGGCGCACGGGCCCGCTACGACCGGGCCAACGCCGAGGGCGGGGTCGACGGACGGAAGATCGAGTACCTGGGCGCCGAGGACGACGGCCAGGACCCCGCCAGGAACCTCGCGGCGGCCCGCAAGCTCGTCCAGCAGGACAAGGTCTTCGCCGTCTCCCCGATGAGCTCGGTCACCTTCGCCGGGGCCGACTTCCTCGACGCCCAGAAGGTCCCGACGGTGGGCTGGGGCACGCTCCCCTCGTTCTGCGGGCCCGCGCACCTCTACGGCTTCAACGGCTGCCTCGTCCCGATGCCCGGCGGCACCCTCAACCAGACCTGGCCCGAAGGGCTCGTGGCCGTCCTCGGCGGAGCCCGCGGCAAGTCCGTCGCGCTCATCGCCGGAGACAACGACGCCGGCAAGTTCGGCATCCGTACCTTCACCCAGGGCTTCAAGGCCGCCGGCTTCCAGGTGGCGTACGCCAAGGCCGTCGTGCCCGCGACCTCGATGCCCAGCGACTGGTCCGCGTACACCAAGGAGATCCTCCGCTCCGGCCCCGGCGGCGGCGCACCCGACGCCGTGGTCTCCGTGATGCAGACGCCGTACAACATCGGCCTGTTCACCGCGCTCAAGCGGACCGGCTACAAGGGCGTCATCTCCGACCCGACGGACTACGACCCCGGGCTCCTCGCGAAGGACGCGACGAAGCAGGCCCTCGACGGGGTGCACGTGCTGCTGCAGTTCCAGCCCTTCGAGTCCGACAGCCCGGCGATGCGGCAGTTCAAGGCGGACATCAAGAAGGCCGCCGGCGGCAAGGACGTACCCCTCAACATGCACATGATGACGGGGTACATGAGTGCCGACCTCTTCCTCTCGATCGCCGCGAAGGCCGGCAAGGACCTCACCGTCGAGTCCTTCCAGAAGGCCGCCGACGGCTTCTCCGACACCGGGACGCTCGTGGGCGACCGCGCCGAGCCCAAGGGGAAGAAGGAGAGCTTCGGCTGCGGGGCGCTCGTCCGGCTGAAGAACGGGCGGTACGAGGTGGCCGTGCCCTTCAAGTGCTACCCGCCGATCCCCTTCGGCTGAGGGGCGCGTCACGTGGGTGACCTGCTGGGCTTCGTCCTGAGCGGGCTGGTCTCGGGCGCGCTGTACGCGCTGCTCGCGACCGGCCTCGTGCTGTCCTACTCCGCCTCCGGGCTCTTCAACTTCGCGCACGGCGCCACCGCCTACCTGTGCGCCCTCGCCTTCTACGAGCTCCACTCCGGCTTCGGCTGGCCTGCCGTTCCCACCGCGCTGCTCCTGGTGTTCGTGGTGGCGCCCGGCCTCGGCTGGGGCCTCGACCGGCTGATGTTCCGCAAACTGGCCGGGGTCGGCGAGACGGCGCAGATCGTGGCCACGATCGGTCTCCTCGTCGCGCTGCCCGCGGCCGGACTGTGGGTGGTCGAACTCCTGGAACGGGCGGGCGCCCCGGTGAAGCCCGCCGAGAACCAGTTCGGGCTGCCCGGCCTCGGGCCGAGCCCCGCCGTGTCCTGGCAGCCGCTCGACGGCGTCGGCATCGACTCCGACCAGCTGATCACCTGGATCGCCACCGCCCTCGCGGCGGCCGGCCTGTGGGTCCTGATGCGGCACACCCGGCTCGGCCTGCGGCTGCGGGCTGCGGTCGACAACCGCGCGCTGACGGAGCTGCGGGGCATCAGCGCGGACCGGCTGTCCTCGGTCGCGTGGATGCTGTCCTCCGGCCTCGCGGGCCTCGCCGGTGTCCTCGCGACGCCGCTGCTCGGGCTCTCCGCGCACGACTACACGCTGTTCCTGTTCGTGTCGGCCACCGCGGCGGTCCTCGGACGCTTCGCGTCCGTGCCGCTCGCCTTCGCCGGCGGCCTCGGCCTCGGGGTGCTGCAGAACCTGGTGGCGGGGTACGCGTCGTTCGCCGAGGGCGTCACCGGCTTCCGCACCGCCGTACCGTTCCTCATCCTCTTCGCCGGTCTCGTCGCCCTGGGCCGGCGGCGGCGCCGTGCGGCGGGGACGGCGGCCGTGGACCCGCCGCCGGTCGAGTACCTCTCCGGGAAGGGCTGGGGCCGCCGCTGGGGCGCGTGGGTGGTGGCCGGCGTGCTCCTCGGCACGGCGTTCTACACCGTCACCACGCCCTTCTGGAGCGGGATCCTGGCGCAGGGGCTCGCCATCGGGCTCGTCTTCATGTCGTTCACGGTGGTCACCGGTCTCGGCGCGATGGTGTCGCTGGCCCAGGCGACGTTCGTGACCGGCGCCGCCCTCGTCGCGGGGCTGCTGATGAGCCACGGCTGGCCCTTCGTCGCCGCGGCGGCGGTCGGCACGGCGGCCGCCGCCCTGCTCGGCGCGGTGGTCGCGCTGCCCGCCCTCCGGCTCGGCGGCAGATCACTGGCCCTGGCCACCCTGGCGCTCGCCTTCCTGGCGGACCAGGTGCTCTTCCAGCTCGGATGGCTGCGCAACGGCGACACCGGGTGGGAGATCCCCCGGCCGGTGGCCGGACCGGTCGACCTGGGCGACGACCGGGCACTGGGGCTCGCCCTCGTGCTGCTCAGCGGCGCGGTCGTCGCGCTCCTCACCCGGCTGCGCGGCTCCCGCCGGGGCAGGGCCATGCTCGCGGTCCGCTCGGCACCGGAGGCCGCCGCCGCGTCAGGGGTGTCGGTCGTACGGACCAAGCTCCTGCTGTTCACGGTGTCGGCGGGCCTCGCGGGCTTCGGAGGGGTGCTCTACGCCTCGTACAACACCAGGATCACGGCTACGGACTTCACGGCCATGACGGGCCTGGTGTGGCTCGCGGTCGTGGTCGCGGCGGGGGTGCGCAGGCCGCAGTTCGCGGTGGTGGCGGGGCTTGTCTTCGCGGTGGTCCCGCACCTGATGACGGAGTACGTGACGGAGTCCGCGCATCTCCCGGTGATCCTCTTCGGCCTGGCGGGCCTCGCTCTGGCGAACGACCCGGACGGCTACTGCGCGGCGCTCCCGTCGAGACTGGCGGCCCGGCGCGCGGCGAAGGCGGGGGCGGTCCGAGGGGGCGTGCCGGGGGAGGCCCGGGGGTTCGTGCCGGGTGCCCCCGCGCCGCGGAGCCGAGGCGGCGCCGCTGCCCGAGTGGGGGACGACCCGTACGAGCCGCACGCCGCCGCGGCCGGAGGCACCGCCCCGGGCACGGCCGACGTCCCGTACGAGCCGCACGCCG
This is a stretch of genomic DNA from Streptomyces sp. R44. It encodes these proteins:
- a CDS encoding class I SAM-dependent methyltransferase, translating into MDHDATKGRPVSAAELFDGLGIDYERAFVRLPAQLAAIEWLTARLGAGARVLDVGSGTGRPVADLLVRAGCEVTGIDVSGEMVALASEQVPGARFERCDVRVFDAPDGGFDAVCAFFPLMMMSRAEAAACLKRMAGWLAPGGFLVTATVPADVEDVEIVWMERTVRVSSFSVAEYLRLQREDCGLDVLHHEVSLFDPDDDRAAPEEHLFTYARRPAPAGAAKA
- a CDS encoding ABC transporter substrate-binding protein; the encoded protein is MPRPLRLIAAAFALTLVTACNSASSGGSTPSSVRGVTADTIKVGGIVSMTTASGYSKKDTDLGARARYDRANAEGGVDGRKIEYLGAEDDGQDPARNLAAARKLVQQDKVFAVSPMSSVTFAGADFLDAQKVPTVGWGTLPSFCGPAHLYGFNGCLVPMPGGTLNQTWPEGLVAVLGGARGKSVALIAGDNDAGKFGIRTFTQGFKAAGFQVAYAKAVVPATSMPSDWSAYTKEILRSGPGGGAPDAVVSVMQTPYNIGLFTALKRTGYKGVISDPTDYDPGLLAKDATKQALDGVHVLLQFQPFESDSPAMRQFKADIKKAAGGKDVPLNMHMMTGYMSADLFLSIAAKAGKDLTVESFQKAADGFSDTGTLVGDRAEPKGKKESFGCGALVRLKNGRYEVAVPFKCYPPIPFG
- a CDS encoding ATP-binding cassette domain-containing protein, producing the protein MGDLLGFVLSGLVSGALYALLATGLVLSYSASGLFNFAHGATAYLCALAFYELHSGFGWPAVPTALLLVFVVAPGLGWGLDRLMFRKLAGVGETAQIVATIGLLVALPAAGLWVVELLERAGAPVKPAENQFGLPGLGPSPAVSWQPLDGVGIDSDQLITWIATALAAAGLWVLMRHTRLGLRLRAAVDNRALTELRGISADRLSSVAWMLSSGLAGLAGVLATPLLGLSAHDYTLFLFVSATAAVLGRFASVPLAFAGGLGLGVLQNLVAGYASFAEGVTGFRTAVPFLILFAGLVALGRRRRRAAGTAAVDPPPVEYLSGKGWGRRWGAWVVAGVLLGTAFYTVTTPFWSGILAQGLAIGLVFMSFTVVTGLGAMVSLAQATFVTGAALVAGLLMSHGWPFVAAAAVGTAAAALLGAVVALPALRLGGRSLALATLALAFLADQVLFQLGWLRNGDTGWEIPRPVAGPVDLGDDRALGLALVLLSGAVVALLTRLRGSRRGRAMLAVRSAPEAAAASGVSVVRTKLLLFTVSAGLAGFGGVLYASYNTRITATDFTAMTGLVWLAVVVAAGVRRPQFAVVAGLVFAVVPHLMTEYVTESAHLPVILFGLAGLALANDPDGYCAALPSRLAARRAAKAGAVRGGVPGEARGFVPGAPAPRSRGGAAARVGDDPYEPHAAAAGGTAPGTADVPYEPHAAAAGGTAPGTADGPRDVPSVLELVAVRAGYGGAPVLHGVDLAVRGGEVLVLLGPNGAGKSTLCRVAAGLLRPAGGRVRVRGEDATRDAAVARARRGVRLAPEGRGIFAGLSIEENLALQLTEAEDRDAVYERFPALAARRAVAAGSLSGGEQQLLALAPLLQRPPAVLVADEPSLGLAPRVVDEVFRILTELRGHGTALVLVEEKAAEVLGIADTVAYLAQGEIAWSGPRSEVDRDRLAEAYLGTGVRR